In Romboutsia lituseburensis, a genomic segment contains:
- the mcrC gene encoding 5-methylcytosine-specific restriction endonuclease system specificity protein McrC: MKTRNIPIQNIYYMLCYAWNRGIEKDNIDLNGVKGNNIYDLLTLVLCKSISKIIKKGIYKEYTNHNEETYSLKGKINFSDSLKRNSFNNGRAICEFDDFSDDIEHNQIIKATLYIILKSKNIDKNLKEDVMRIYHYFSNITNINISRHHFEKAKIHRNNRYYKLPLDICKLIYNDIIADENDGSISFNYKEEEKISYIFEDFVRSFYNIHLSDSKVYREDIKWDVKIDDSFLPKMQTDITIKTPSKVIIMDTKYYKNTLASNMKSEKYHSSNMYQIFSYLKNAEAKGEKYLNSTGILLYPKVDKDLNNIYEIQGHILKICTINLNDEWINIHNRLLEIVN; this comes from the coding sequence TTGAAGACTAGAAATATACCAATACAGAATATTTATTATATGCTTTGTTATGCATGGAATAGAGGTATAGAAAAAGATAACATAGATTTAAACGGAGTAAAAGGTAATAATATATATGATTTACTTACCTTAGTTTTATGTAAGTCTATTTCAAAGATAATAAAAAAAGGTATTTATAAAGAGTATACAAATCACAATGAAGAAACATATTCGTTAAAAGGAAAAATAAACTTTAGTGATAGCTTAAAAAGAAATAGTTTCAACAATGGTAGAGCCATTTGTGAATTTGATGATTTCAGTGATGATATAGAACATAATCAAATAATTAAAGCAACTCTATATATAATTCTTAAATCAAAAAATATAGATAAAAACCTAAAAGAGGATGTAATGAGGATTTATCATTATTTTTCTAATATTACTAATATTAATATTAGTAGACACCATTTTGAAAAGGCGAAAATACATAGAAACAACAGATATTACAAGTTACCATTAGACATTTGTAAACTAATATACAATGATATTATTGCAGATGAAAATGATGGTAGTATTTCATTTAATTATAAAGAAGAAGAAAAGATATCTTATATATTTGAAGATTTTGTAAGAAGTTTTTATAATATTCACTTAAGTGACAGTAAAGTATATAGGGAGGATATAAAATGGGATGTAAAAATTGATGATTCATTTTTACCCAAAATGCAAACTGATATTACTATAAAAACTCCAAGTAAAGTAATTATTATGGATACTAAATACTACAAAAATACTTTAGCTAGTAACATGAAATCAGAGAAATATCATAGCAGCAATATGTATCAAATATTTTCATATTTGAAAAATGCTGAAGCTAAAGGTGAAAAATACTTAAATTCAACAGGGATACTTTTATATCCTAAAGTAGATAAAGATTTAAACAATATCTATGAAATACAAGGACATATATTAAAAATATGCACAATTAATTTAAATGATGAATGGATAAATATACATAATAGATTGCTAGAAATAGTAAATTAA
- a CDS encoding ribbon-helix-helix domain-containing protein, with protein sequence MRTSLTIPKELKCKLEILAKHEKRSVNNLIVYALDKYVEGELNCTYSNKK encoded by the coding sequence ATGAGGACTTCTTTGACTATTCCTAAAGAACTTAAATGTAAGTTGGAGATTCTTGCTAAGCATGAAAAGAGAAGTGTTAATAATTTGATTGTTTATGCTTTGGATAAATATGTTGAAGGTGAGTTGAATTGTACATACAGCAATAAAAAGTAA
- a CDS encoding UvrD-helicase domain-containing protein, translated as MGGNTAKYSISIYKNKLDIETTQKILQYLKNGITVFLFIKETINKQNLIQELQSAINNYFLVIIQINNTLFEEGIKTLDYKIIDTEFYNKICQDKENEFNNQQFGIVHSKVDANILIRAGAGTGKTTAMINRILFLKHINKYFKLNEVVLITFTNEATIQMRERLIKRIEDYYNLTKNNMYLKWLDEVANMRIQTIHSFARDVLERHGEHLGFYDNFKITTFKYKRYRLIEKYIEEFKNSQDGKIYCTFETIPQYELIKKIVAVIEKLDNFAVDTNSINYNVNFGLDDLGFSKMLEYIIKNVTNELEEIKKETNSWEINDLIKKLPNLEFKSGHNLDFKILMVDEFQDTDKTQVDFISWIIEHSNSRIFVVGDEKQSIYRFRGADYTAFEQLKEKFKEISVEELNEFSLVRNYRTNRSLLSNIDEWFVNIGNKVDRFNYNEIDRIYSLKNNDLENEIEIKNLEISQSRIDLIKEVLLNKKQDEELCILVRRNSDVDEIKQLCDENRVPCEVTSTGDFFRSEPVRNLYIMIKSLINKNDNRVIYSLLNTSYCKESIDKINLLKNISFDDYTMSNYLKEYMQKIGWNKYIDKSIVESPISLIEEIIKEVKPEVQYFKKQLGKFTKEDAKVMATEYKMNLDHCIFLIRKNFSGNIATLNSIENYLRINIQTNDVESMKKISDSFKKSFVKCMTIHKAKGLEFDYVIVPETTHEFISNKRDIEVIVNRDEFENINIAYKLVLGNDIKTVSNNLFKDLNYDEKQEIIGEETRLFYVALTRAKKELYVHKKSITSSYVNSWMTLIPEEEYNV; from the coding sequence TTGGGGGGAAATACAGCAAAATACTCTATATCAATATACAAAAACAAACTAGATATAGAAACAACACAAAAAATATTACAATACCTAAAAAATGGAATCACAGTATTTTTATTCATAAAAGAAACAATAAACAAGCAAAACCTAATACAAGAACTACAAAGTGCCATAAATAATTATTTCCTAGTAATTATCCAAATAAACAACACTTTATTTGAAGAAGGAATAAAAACACTAGACTACAAAATAATTGACACCGAATTCTATAACAAGATATGTCAAGATAAAGAAAATGAATTCAACAACCAGCAATTTGGCATAGTTCATTCAAAAGTAGATGCAAATATACTTATCAGAGCTGGAGCAGGGACAGGTAAAACTACAGCAATGATAAACCGTATACTATTTCTAAAACATATAAACAAATACTTCAAACTAAACGAAGTAGTACTAATAACATTTACAAATGAAGCAACTATACAAATGCGTGAAAGGCTAATAAAAAGAATAGAAGATTATTATAATCTTACTAAAAATAACATGTACCTAAAATGGTTAGATGAAGTAGCAAACATGAGAATACAAACGATACACTCATTTGCTAGAGACGTGCTAGAAAGGCATGGAGAGCATCTAGGATTTTATGATAACTTTAAAATAACAACATTTAAGTACAAAAGATATAGACTAATAGAAAAATATATAGAAGAATTTAAGAACTCTCAAGATGGCAAGATATACTGTACATTTGAAACAATACCTCAGTATGAACTTATAAAAAAGATAGTAGCAGTAATAGAGAAACTTGATAACTTTGCAGTTGATACAAACTCTATAAACTATAACGTAAACTTTGGGCTAGATGATTTAGGATTTAGCAAAATGCTTGAATATATAATTAAAAATGTGACAAATGAACTAGAAGAAATAAAAAAAGAAACTAACTCATGGGAAATTAATGATTTAATAAAAAAATTACCAAACTTAGAATTTAAGAGCGGGCATAATCTAGATTTTAAAATTCTAATGGTAGATGAGTTCCAAGATACAGATAAGACTCAAGTAGATTTTATATCTTGGATAATCGAACATTCAAACTCTAGAATATTTGTAGTTGGCGATGAAAAGCAAAGTATATATAGATTTAGGGGAGCTGATTATACTGCATTTGAACAACTAAAGGAAAAATTTAAAGAAATATCAGTAGAAGAACTAAATGAATTTAGTCTAGTAAGAAACTATAGAACAAATAGGAGTTTATTAAGCAACATTGATGAATGGTTTGTAAATATAGGTAATAAGGTAGATAGATTTAATTATAATGAAATTGATAGAATATACTCTTTAAAAAACAATGACCTAGAGAATGAAATTGAAATTAAGAACTTGGAGATATCACAAAGTAGAATTGATTTAATAAAAGAGGTTTTGTTAAATAAAAAACAAGATGAAGAGTTATGTATACTAGTCAGACGTAATAGTGATGTAGATGAAATAAAGCAACTGTGTGATGAAAATAGAGTACCTTGCGAAGTAACATCTACAGGAGATTTCTTTAGAAGCGAGCCTGTAAGAAATCTGTATATAATGATAAAATCTTTGATAAATAAAAATGACAATAGAGTTATATATTCATTACTTAATACTTCTTATTGTAAGGAGAGTATTGATAAAATCAATTTACTGAAAAATATATCTTTTGATGACTATACTATGAGTAATTATCTAAAAGAATATATGCAGAAAATTGGATGGAATAAATACATTGATAAATCAATAGTAGAATCACCTATTAGTTTAATAGAAGAAATTATAAAAGAAGTAAAACCAGAAGTTCAGTACTTTAAAAAGCAACTAGGTAAGTTTACTAAAGAAGATGCAAAGGTAATGGCAACTGAATATAAAATGAACTTAGATCATTGTATATTTTTAATAAGAAAAAACTTTAGTGGAAATATAGCCACATTAAACAGTATAGAAAACTATTTAAGAATAAATATACAAACTAATGATGTAGAAAGTATGAAAAAGATAAGTGACTCATTTAAGAAAAGCTTCGTAAAGTGTATGACTATACACAAGGCGAAAGGTCTAGAGTTTGACTATGTTATAGTACCAGAAACAACACACGAATTTATATCTAATAAAAGGGATATAGAGGTAATAGTAAATAGAGATGAATTTGAAAATATAAATATTGCGTATAAATTAGTATTAGGAAATGATATAAAAACAGTAAGCAACAACTTATTTAAAGACTTAAATTATGATGAGAAGCAAGAAATAATAGGGGAAGAAACTAGATTATTTTATGTTGCTTTGACTAGGGCTAAAAAAGAACTTTATGTTCATAAAAAGAGTATAACGTCATCCTATGTTAACTCATGGATGACACTAATTCCGGAGGAAGAATATAATGTTTAG
- a CDS encoding 3'-5' exonuclease, translating to MSELINRNDFINFFSNVAKSWQHYIDYNFFEDIELSPDQIKIIDHDEDQMLINGYAGTGKSITLLYKFINTIIREGEPKRVLYISYNHTLIADTRKKLQGSEAYRVNKQRHYVDVTTYHEMAYKLLKDLGVIDKKKNSKLTQDEIIRNESLALVRIGSVLNKYKTEGNKEFDSVPKDEKLYSTHNEYFVRDEIKWMKENGFITKEEYLEVERKGRSRSIRLTKKQRNTIFKIFVEYTRMLKEQFYNHMDLEDYALELLNNNRWIDNNYKYDYVFVDEVQDLQPMQIKSLVMLTKKSLIISGDPRQTIHRRSPYSYEKLGININEKGRSRTLNKNYRCSAQIMRLANSLNFDNGDHKLDKRNFVRDGDKPIIVSCKNSESEIEYVIQKIKEIHLNNPNETVAIIHREESGLSIKCSENLNKLKRHFMYVADTKNYGAKFDPNSKKQIFYASAYDIKGLEFDHTFLIQFDDENYPKKSRIQELLKNEDIDESMIKDDIDEIKNIEKKLLYVAMTRAKKNLYITYSDNISEFANDFDKQDYNIITY from the coding sequence TTGAGCGAACTAATTAATAGAAATGATTTTATAAATTTTTTTTCTAATGTAGCTAAAAGTTGGCAGCATTATATTGATTATAATTTCTTCGAAGATATAGAACTTTCTCCTGACCAAATTAAAATAATAGACCATGATGAAGACCAAATGTTAATCAATGGATATGCAGGAACAGGAAAAAGTATTACGCTATTGTATAAGTTTATAAATACAATAATAAGAGAAGGAGAGCCTAAGAGGGTTTTATATATTTCATATAATCATACCCTTATAGCTGATACTAGAAAAAAATTACAGGGAAGTGAAGCGTATAGAGTAAATAAACAAAGGCACTATGTAGATGTTACTACTTATCATGAAATGGCATATAAACTATTAAAAGATTTAGGTGTAATAGATAAAAAGAAGAACTCTAAATTAACCCAAGATGAAATAATAAGAAATGAATCTTTAGCCTTAGTTAGAATAGGTTCGGTATTGAATAAATATAAAACTGAAGGAAATAAAGAATTTGATAGTGTACCTAAAGACGAAAAATTATATTCTACTCACAATGAGTATTTTGTAAGGGACGAAATAAAGTGGATGAAAGAAAATGGATTTATTACTAAAGAGGAGTATTTAGAAGTAGAAAGAAAGGGGCGCTCAAGAAGTATTCGTCTTACTAAGAAACAAAGAAATACTATATTCAAGATATTTGTAGAATACACTAGAATGCTTAAAGAACAGTTCTATAATCATATGGACTTAGAAGATTATGCGCTTGAGCTATTAAATAATAATAGATGGATAGATAATAATTATAAATATGATTATGTTTTTGTAGATGAGGTGCAAGATTTACAACCTATGCAAATTAAGTCATTGGTAATGTTAACTAAAAAATCTTTAATAATATCTGGGGATCCGAGGCAAACAATTCATAGAAGAAGTCCATATTCATATGAAAAGTTAGGAATAAACATAAATGAAAAAGGTAGAAGTAGAACATTAAATAAAAACTATAGATGTAGCGCACAAATAATGAGGCTTGCCAATTCTTTAAACTTTGATAATGGAGATCACAAGCTAGACAAGAGAAACTTTGTAAGAGATGGAGACAAACCAATTATAGTGAGTTGCAAAAATTCAGAATCCGAAATAGAATATGTAATACAAAAAATAAAGGAAATTCATTTAAATAATCCTAATGAAACGGTAGCTATAATTCATAGAGAAGAAAGTGGGCTTTCTATTAAGTGTTCAGAAAACTTAAATAAACTAAAAAGGCATTTTATGTATGTTGCAGATACTAAAAACTATGGAGCTAAGTTTGACCCTAATAGTAAAAAGCAAATTTTTTATGCTTCAGCATATGACATAAAAGGTTTGGAATTTGACCATACTTTCTTAATACAGTTTGATGATGAAAACTATCCTAAAAAATCAAGGATTCAAGAACTATTAAAAAATGAAGATATTGATGAGTCTATGATAAAGGATGATATAGATGAAATAAAAAATATAGAGAAAAAACTACTATATGTTGCAATGACTAGAGCTAAAAAGAATCTGTATATAACATACAGTGACAATATATCAGAGTTTGCAAATGATTTTGATAAGCAAGATTACAATATAATAACATATTAG